In Leptospirillum ferriphilum, the following proteins share a genomic window:
- a CDS encoding PQQ-binding-like beta-propeller repeat protein yields MGAIDEFWRWVTGAAIFACLCLPVTAHGETSPVGFPGSLPPVQGEQHNRSTEASEYLPPETWNEEGGRSTRNPSFLLPKENLLNESGWTRRYTREGLPGEKIGSPENFYAGVVESGGVLWMAGFSGDILAIDARDGRLIWRRHLSSFLPSPPVLGPSTVYLAASEPGVTLEHLVWYAKTRTLIRGRGPGLVEALSRKTGDLRWSAAVPGGCYGSPVLLPHTVMVQTGSGHLLFLDRSDGHQVFDLTLDGRSLGMASPVQEDLRVVVAQENPPLYQEVSLSGPRRIWRFGWTGTRDWEHFFIGTPLLAHGIFIGILRRPDPPEDEVMALNPDLGRVLWSRTFPPGDLPPAEDQSLPVESGNVVYVPSGVSRTLMAVEVGTGNLLWTLSLDERPSTGGVVTGNLLLLPLPSGRLLAIDKRSGTVVGEKKVASGLGPHPPVVVGHRVFVAGEDGSISQILLTEWGQKVLILAFPPAPDISSGEAGLSAVPPS; encoded by the coding sequence GTGGGCGCCATTGACGAATTTTGGCGATGGGTAACCGGTGCAGCCATCTTTGCCTGCCTGTGCTTGCCCGTAACAGCGCACGGGGAAACCTCTCCGGTCGGATTCCCCGGCTCTCTTCCTCCGGTGCAGGGGGAACAGCACAACCGGTCGACGGAAGCGTCGGAATACCTTCCCCCGGAGACCTGGAACGAAGAAGGGGGCCGCTCCACCCGGAACCCGTCGTTTCTTCTTCCCAAAGAAAATCTCCTGAACGAATCGGGTTGGACACGGCGGTATACCCGGGAGGGTCTTCCGGGGGAAAAGATCGGATCTCCCGAAAATTTTTATGCGGGCGTGGTAGAGTCCGGCGGGGTTCTCTGGATGGCCGGTTTCTCCGGAGATATCCTCGCGATCGATGCGCGGGACGGGCGGCTCATCTGGAGACGTCATCTGTCCTCCTTTCTCCCGTCTCCTCCTGTTTTGGGGCCGTCCACAGTCTACCTCGCCGCTTCGGAACCGGGTGTCACCCTCGAGCATTTGGTCTGGTATGCGAAGACGCGGACATTGATTCGCGGTCGCGGTCCGGGTCTGGTCGAAGCCCTTTCCAGGAAGACGGGAGACCTGAGATGGAGTGCGGCTGTCCCGGGCGGATGTTATGGAAGTCCGGTTCTTCTTCCTCATACGGTCATGGTGCAGACCGGATCCGGCCATCTCCTCTTCCTTGACCGAAGTGACGGCCACCAGGTGTTCGATCTGACCCTGGACGGACGCTCTCTTGGAATGGCGTCTCCCGTTCAGGAGGATCTTCGGGTCGTCGTGGCGCAGGAAAATCCGCCCCTCTATCAGGAAGTGAGCCTCTCCGGTCCCCGGCGTATCTGGAGATTCGGCTGGACGGGGACACGGGACTGGGAGCATTTTTTTATCGGAACACCCCTCCTTGCCCACGGAATTTTTATCGGTATCCTTCGTCGACCGGACCCGCCCGAGGACGAAGTCATGGCTCTCAATCCGGATCTCGGCCGGGTGCTGTGGTCCCGGACGTTTCCGCCCGGGGACCTCCCTCCGGCCGAAGACCAGTCCCTGCCGGTTGAATCCGGGAATGTGGTGTACGTGCCTTCGGGTGTCTCCCGTACCCTGATGGCCGTTGAAGTCGGTACGGGAAACCTCCTCTGGACGCTTTCTCTTGATGAAAGGCCTTCGACCGGCGGAGTCGTAACGGGAAATCTTCTCCTTTTGCCGCTTCCTTCCGGAAGGCTTCTGGCCATCGACAAAAGATCCGGAACTGTCGTCGGTGAGAAAAAAGTGGCATCCGGTCTGGGGCCCCATCCCCCGGTCGTCGTCGGTCATCGGGTCTTTGTGGCGGGGGAGGACGGCTCGATCTCGCAAATCCTTCTGACAGAGTGGGGGCAAAAGGTCCTGATTCTGGCCTTTCCTCCGGCTCCGGACATATCCTCCGGAGAAGCAGGGCTTTCCGCAGTTCCTCCGTCATAA
- a CDS encoding transglycosylase domain-containing protein gives MGILTGLLATIFVFFSIWRLDHHIDSRLALLESPGTPLYSDTFLVSPGEKIPLWLLHTWYAPSEEGPARFPWKKHTLVLRGLPGPDPVPKASAAFNATSYYRLVFDNRNQTLLGIFPEGDSPDGPPPSLPGLWLPPVFMGTLVQTVVGDFRPVALGETSKKLRTTILISEDRRFYDHPAIDFEGILRAAWADLRSKSFREGGSTISQQVVKNLFLSPRKTFSRKIMEAIYAWRLTRLRTPDEILSLYLNHLDFGSGAHSRIIGIEAASERFFGHPAKTLNYRESALLAAVLRAPSRNNPFRDPDQARTVRNRILSSLHQAGKLSSRQYARDRRSSLGLSSLAYRTSRPGPYFSDWIAHEIRNRPVGEKTGSSFVFTTLDPYLAHRSEKIVTEELLRLARTWRLSFRPHDGEGLQAAVIDMDPRTGSVKTLIGGSDYGPSPFNRAIFAKRQVASLFKIVASIVALTPSGGQKPQYTLATPLSNAPIRLRAGGRIWKPKNAEKVLEDQVLFQDAFVHSMNIPFLHLTETLSPQEVVDTARMLGLETPPAARLPLSWPLGVLPQTPMAMARVFSIVANGGRDVRPEGLPDPGKKPGRRLLDPGVDYLLNHLLRLTVREGTGQPLQFWTGPQTFWGGKTGTSNRGRDTWFVAVSPQNVLVVWIGFDDNTPTRRTGSQMAVPLAGAILRDLPSPLPPGPAPPGIETKTVDARSGLLALASCAPDLKVIPFLPGTAPPAETCLSPSPPSIFERIGHFFGNLF, from the coding sequence ATGGGCATTCTGACCGGACTTCTCGCCACCATCTTCGTTTTCTTTTCCATCTGGCGACTGGATCACCACATCGATTCCAGACTCGCGCTTCTGGAATCCCCCGGGACACCCCTTTACTCTGACACCTTTCTGGTGTCACCCGGAGAAAAAATTCCCCTCTGGCTGCTCCATACGTGGTATGCCCCTTCCGAAGAAGGTCCGGCCCGCTTTCCCTGGAAAAAACACACACTTGTTCTGCGCGGCCTCCCGGGACCAGACCCCGTTCCGAAGGCGTCCGCGGCATTCAACGCCACATCCTACTACCGGCTGGTCTTTGATAACCGGAACCAGACGCTCCTGGGGATTTTTCCGGAAGGGGATTCTCCGGATGGCCCTCCGCCTTCTCTCCCGGGATTGTGGCTGCCGCCGGTCTTCATGGGAACCCTCGTCCAGACAGTCGTCGGAGACTTTCGGCCGGTGGCTCTGGGAGAGACGTCCAAAAAGCTCCGAACAACCATCCTGATCTCCGAGGACCGGCGATTCTACGATCATCCTGCTATCGATTTCGAAGGCATCCTTCGGGCAGCCTGGGCAGATCTTCGATCGAAATCCTTCCGGGAGGGGGGGAGCACGATCAGCCAGCAGGTTGTCAAAAACCTGTTTTTGTCTCCCCGAAAAACATTTTCCAGAAAAATCATGGAGGCGATCTACGCCTGGAGACTGACACGCCTTCGAACGCCGGATGAAATTCTCTCCCTGTATCTGAATCATCTGGACTTCGGCTCCGGAGCCCATTCACGGATCATCGGTATCGAAGCCGCTTCGGAGCGATTCTTCGGCCATCCGGCAAAAACGCTCAACTATCGGGAATCGGCCCTTCTGGCCGCCGTTCTCCGCGCACCTTCCCGGAATAATCCCTTCCGGGATCCGGATCAGGCCCGGACAGTCCGAAACCGGATTCTGTCCAGCCTCCATCAGGCCGGAAAACTGTCTTCCCGTCAGTATGCACGGGACCGCCGATCTTCTCTCGGTCTCTCTTCCCTCGCTTACAGAACCTCTCGTCCGGGTCCCTATTTTTCCGACTGGATCGCCCATGAAATCCGAAACCGTCCGGTTGGGGAGAAAACCGGGTCGTCCTTCGTGTTTACCACTCTGGATCCATACCTCGCCCACAGGAGCGAAAAGATCGTCACCGAGGAACTCCTGAGACTTGCACGGACGTGGAGACTCTCCTTCCGGCCGCATGACGGGGAAGGCCTTCAGGCAGCGGTCATCGATATGGACCCCCGCACGGGATCGGTCAAAACACTGATCGGGGGATCGGATTATGGTCCTTCCCCCTTCAACCGGGCAATTTTCGCCAAACGCCAGGTCGCCTCCCTCTTCAAGATTGTGGCGTCCATCGTCGCCCTCACCCCAAGCGGGGGGCAAAAGCCCCAATACACGCTCGCCACCCCTCTCTCCAACGCTCCGATCCGCCTGCGGGCAGGAGGACGGATCTGGAAGCCGAAAAACGCCGAAAAAGTTCTGGAAGACCAGGTTCTCTTCCAGGACGCGTTTGTCCATTCCATGAACATCCCCTTTCTCCATCTGACGGAAACACTCTCCCCGCAGGAAGTGGTGGACACGGCTCGCATGCTCGGACTCGAAACACCACCGGCGGCCAGGCTCCCGCTGTCCTGGCCTCTCGGTGTTCTGCCACAAACGCCGATGGCGATGGCCCGCGTGTTTTCCATTGTCGCGAATGGCGGAAGAGATGTCAGACCCGAAGGTCTTCCGGACCCCGGGAAGAAACCAGGACGGCGGCTTTTGGACCCTGGCGTCGATTATCTTCTGAATCACCTTTTGCGACTGACAGTCCGGGAGGGAACCGGGCAGCCCCTCCAGTTCTGGACAGGGCCCCAAACGTTCTGGGGTGGAAAAACGGGAACATCCAACCGGGGGAGAGACACATGGTTTGTGGCAGTCTCCCCTCAAAACGTCCTGGTCGTCTGGATCGGGTTCGATGACAATACCCCAACCCGCCGGACGGGATCCCAGATGGCGGTCCCTCTTGCCGGAGCCATCCTGAGAGACTTGCCTTCCCCTCTTCCCCCCGGCCCGGCTCCCCCGGGAATAGAGACAAAAACGGTGGATGCCCGAAGCGGGCTTTTGGCTCTGGCTTCCTGCGCTCCCGACCTGAAGGTCATCCCCTTTCTGCCCGGAACGGCGCCTCCGGCCGAAACATGTCTTTCTCCCTCACCGCCCTCGATTTTTGAGAGAATCGGGCATTTTTTCGGGAACCTTTTCTAA
- the bamE gene encoding outer membrane protein assembly factor BamE domain-containing protein yields the protein MTPVRLCRPARGMMVLIRTLWLCFFLIVFAGTNSGCTRQEGTAVSSSSLTQVHEGVSTMADVRHWLGKPDKVRTLLGNQTWIYRHTVRKGWFSLRMKEREVRILFSHAGIVRKITVHEMQDSQLF from the coding sequence ATGACTCCCGTCCGTCTTTGCCGTCCTGCCAGGGGGATGATGGTTTTGATCCGAACCCTCTGGCTCTGTTTTTTCTTGATCGTTTTCGCCGGAACGAATTCCGGATGCACGCGGCAGGAAGGAACAGCTGTCTCTTCCTCCTCTCTCACGCAGGTTCACGAAGGCGTCAGTACGATGGCCGATGTCCGCCACTGGCTGGGAAAGCCCGACAAAGTCCGGACGCTCCTCGGAAATCAGACATGGATTTACCGGCATACCGTTCGCAAAGGGTGGTTTTCCCTGCGGATGAAAGAGAGGGAAGTCCGCATCCTGTTTTCCCATGCGGGAATTGTCCGGAAAATCACCGTTCACGAGATGCAAGATTCCCAGCTTTTTTAG
- a CDS encoding PilZ domain-containing protein yields the protein MDFSHDPPQKIPARFLKPGFSVRTIYFRIYSVHAGLEDMLLYLLPYLLVAQGTSSLFYRSRRSLLWSIVYEIPLSFYLIFPAFTALLFPKKGTFHVTPKGTRTDSDRLDFPVARPAILLFALNVGGLVLGVQQFLSRPGGHSMLLMNLFWTGFNTLLIGMSLGAMIERRQVRRHPRISVSSAVTFSYEEETVCRVLFGRCRDISLGGVRVQVTGGDRSLASVLNDHPGRLSFFGNHMSASLPVTAIRPKPEEGKLFFSARFCDMTREEEGVLVRLVFGLAVSEEDLGRQGEQRSFMLKRDFWQKSLLQIERFLDSI from the coding sequence GTGGATTTTTCGCATGATCCCCCTCAAAAAATTCCGGCCCGATTTTTAAAACCGGGTTTTTCAGTACGAACTATTTATTTTCGCATCTACAGTGTTCATGCCGGTCTTGAAGACATGCTCCTCTATCTGCTTCCCTATCTTCTCGTTGCGCAGGGAACCAGCTCCCTTTTTTACCGGTCAAGGCGGTCGCTTCTCTGGTCGATCGTCTATGAGATACCGCTCTCGTTTTATCTGATTTTCCCCGCGTTTACCGCGCTTCTTTTTCCGAAAAAAGGGACGTTCCACGTGACTCCGAAAGGCACGCGGACCGATTCCGACCGACTGGATTTTCCGGTGGCCCGTCCCGCGATTCTTCTGTTTGCCCTGAACGTGGGAGGGCTGGTTCTCGGCGTTCAGCAGTTCCTGAGCCGGCCGGGAGGACACAGTATGCTGTTGATGAACCTTTTCTGGACAGGGTTCAACACACTGTTGATCGGCATGTCTTTAGGGGCGATGATCGAACGGCGGCAGGTCCGGCGTCATCCCCGGATTTCCGTTTCGTCAGCGGTGACGTTCTCCTATGAAGAGGAGACAGTCTGTCGGGTGCTTTTCGGTCGTTGCCGGGACATTTCCCTTGGAGGAGTCCGTGTTCAGGTCACGGGGGGAGATCGATCCCTGGCTTCGGTTTTAAACGACCATCCGGGCCGGTTATCCTTTTTTGGAAATCACATGTCTGCGTCATTGCCAGTCACGGCCATTCGTCCGAAACCGGAAGAGGGAAAACTTTTTTTTTCGGCCCGATTTTGTGACATGACCCGGGAGGAAGAAGGCGTTCTCGTTCGTCTGGTGTTTGGCCTCGCTGTGTCAGAGGAAGATTTGGGACGGCAAGGGGAACAACGTTCTTTCATGTTGAAAAGGGATTTTTGGCAGAAGTCGCTTCTCCAGATTGAACGATTTCTGGATTCGATTTGA
- a CDS encoding YkgJ family cysteine cluster protein yields the protein MTTLPDFNDPSLPTIVVGHPAIINFRGEEVPVTSGLLEEAIADLDRLESEMEKEEISVDAGKRLLRQVYEIVDRVGEGVAPGMSCHSGCSACCRVMVATTSGEAALIGDRMEKSGLEKQAVWKTEIKKRNVLLENLARRHTPPSDLTTFEGLVETCEMYERQNQPCPFLGTDRLCQIYEDRPLLCRICWVLTDPADCLPEAGPPVKFRTRVFEKAHALCSRISRHHFGDHRVSPIPFWFQGDNERVG from the coding sequence ATGACAACGTTGCCTGATTTTAATGATCCTTCTCTTCCAACGATCGTGGTGGGTCATCCAGCGATCATCAATTTCCGGGGCGAAGAGGTTCCGGTCACCTCCGGTCTTCTGGAAGAAGCGATCGCCGACCTCGACCGCCTGGAAAGCGAAATGGAGAAGGAGGAGATTTCCGTTGATGCCGGAAAACGTCTCCTGCGCCAGGTCTACGAAATCGTGGATCGGGTCGGAGAGGGGGTTGCTCCGGGCATGTCCTGCCACTCGGGATGCTCGGCCTGTTGCCGGGTCATGGTGGCGACCACCTCCGGCGAAGCGGCGCTGATCGGAGACCGGATGGAGAAATCCGGTCTGGAAAAACAGGCCGTCTGGAAAACTGAAATTAAAAAACGGAACGTTCTTCTTGAAAATCTGGCCCGAAGACACACTCCGCCCTCGGATCTGACGACGTTCGAGGGGCTTGTTGAGACGTGCGAGATGTATGAGCGTCAGAACCAGCCCTGCCCGTTTCTGGGCACGGACCGCTTATGCCAGATTTATGAAGACAGGCCATTGTTGTGCCGTATTTGCTGGGTGCTGACGGATCCGGCGGATTGCTTGCCGGAAGCAGGGCCACCCGTCAAGTTCCGCACCCGTGTGTTTGAAAAAGCCCACGCCTTGTGCAGCCGGATCTCCCGCCACCATTTTGGGGATCATCGGGTGAGTCCCATCCCGTTCTGGTTTCAGGGGGACAATGAGCGTGTCGGGTAG
- a CDS encoding cellulose biosynthesis cyclic di-GMP-binding regulatory protein BcsB, whose product MLDSLHSFYQRDFPVSSLWVPLSARLSFTYRVVGERRPTGVLVTLNGQVVSRKRLRTGEGIHHFSLPIPAEYFLEDNHLGIGLYHPGARHCILPTRSRLRVKIFGPGALTLTESFLPPVLQLSRLPFPILDLRSGQPATIGVLLPDNPDRQTLRAAGLLALWLGSLNRFGEIRFDASTGPVGRDENRIVFEKEPETSRTSIPKARLEKRAGHHFSLVLTGRNGSDYLALVHDLISRSSPGSGAVHSPGGQQVDGVRPGPGAPTETVWLRPGEKKTLDELSGTSTLYVTGFPPPPLNVGFMLPPALFTWNSPGLGVHYRLIHDDPWQGARTFLRILANGHQVFFKDLTPAFSETSRLRRVSGVFHIPFYDLGRQNQVQFQIGSVQPVNQVCATPFFGKTRYRLSGQSFLDLSGTYRWGSLPDLSAFLHWGYPFTGHPDLSGTVILLGSFSDRQDLSRSLNLLARWGTMIISPWRAPDIRNANNPGPVDNKSRLFIGTFPEAFRARRDFSDVPVNWQTDGVFPIEDVKMRFLKNFLEGRGVMPRPDPFLRNTADHMVGEYRFPASGRVVAFVLFRKTGQIPRPFLSILDRTRPENQDRNRSWLWSKRDGNEMTVFSRRVFLSSGSGHLPFLTLLRYVSYKFRIGLFLLVAGGIVLLTVRADRFLAGVMDRRMEDSKRRPFG is encoded by the coding sequence GTGCTGGATTCCCTGCACTCTTTTTACCAGCGGGATTTTCCGGTTTCGTCTCTCTGGGTTCCCCTGTCTGCACGTTTGTCGTTCACCTACCGGGTGGTTGGGGAACGACGTCCGACCGGTGTTCTGGTCACTCTGAACGGACAGGTGGTCTCCCGGAAAAGATTGCGGACCGGTGAAGGAATCCATCATTTCTCCCTGCCGATTCCGGCCGAGTATTTTCTGGAAGACAACCATCTGGGAATTGGTCTCTACCATCCCGGAGCCAGGCACTGCATTCTTCCCACCCGTTCCCGTCTCCGTGTAAAGATCTTCGGACCGGGGGCCTTGACCCTGACCGAATCCTTTCTTCCTCCGGTTCTCCAGTTGTCACGGCTTCCCTTTCCGATTTTGGACTTGCGGTCCGGCCAGCCTGCAACAATCGGAGTTCTTTTACCGGACAATCCGGACAGGCAAACTCTCCGGGCCGCCGGTCTCCTGGCACTCTGGCTGGGTTCTCTCAACCGGTTCGGGGAAATCCGCTTTGATGCGTCGACCGGCCCCGTCGGGCGAGATGAAAACCGGATTGTTTTTGAAAAGGAACCGGAGACTTCCCGGACATCGATACCGAAAGCAAGACTGGAGAAGCGGGCAGGACATCACTTTTCCCTGGTCCTGACCGGACGCAACGGCTCGGACTATCTCGCACTGGTCCACGACCTGATAAGTCGATCGTCTCCCGGTTCCGGGGCTGTCCATTCTCCTGGAGGACAACAGGTTGACGGCGTTCGGCCAGGACCCGGGGCGCCGACAGAGACGGTCTGGCTGCGACCAGGGGAGAAGAAAACCCTGGATGAACTTTCCGGCACGTCGACTCTCTATGTGACAGGTTTTCCTCCTCCCCCGCTGAATGTCGGATTCATGCTCCCGCCTGCGCTCTTTACCTGGAACAGTCCGGGGCTCGGAGTTCATTATCGGCTGATCCACGATGATCCCTGGCAAGGGGCGCGCACCTTTCTCCGGATTCTTGCCAACGGACACCAGGTCTTTTTTAAAGACCTGACACCAGCTTTTTCGGAGACTTCCCGCCTGCGGAGAGTTTCGGGTGTTTTCCACATCCCGTTTTACGATCTGGGTCGCCAGAACCAGGTGCAGTTCCAGATCGGATCTGTCCAGCCTGTCAATCAGGTGTGTGCCACGCCCTTTTTTGGAAAGACGCGCTACCGTTTGTCCGGACAGTCTTTCCTCGATCTGTCCGGAACCTACCGGTGGGGGAGTTTGCCGGATCTGTCAGCGTTTCTTCACTGGGGCTACCCTTTTACCGGTCATCCCGATCTTTCCGGGACGGTGATCCTCCTGGGGAGTTTCTCGGACCGGCAGGATCTGTCCCGCTCCCTGAATCTTCTTGCACGCTGGGGGACGATGATCATCTCTCCCTGGAGAGCCCCGGATATCCGCAATGCAAACAATCCTGGTCCGGTTGACAACAAGAGCCGGCTTTTTATCGGAACATTCCCCGAGGCATTCCGCGCTCGACGGGATTTTTCGGATGTTCCTGTCAACTGGCAAACAGACGGTGTCTTTCCGATCGAAGACGTGAAAATGCGTTTTCTGAAAAACTTTCTGGAAGGTCGCGGGGTGATGCCCCGTCCTGATCCTTTTTTGAGGAACACGGCGGACCATATGGTCGGAGAGTACCGTTTTCCCGCCTCCGGCCGTGTCGTGGCCTTTGTCCTTTTCCGGAAAACGGGACAAATCCCGCGTCCTTTTCTGTCGATCCTTGACCGGACACGCCCGGAAAATCAGGACCGGAATCGGTCCTGGCTTTGGTCAAAAAGGGACGGGAACGAAATGACTGTCTTCAGCCGGCGCGTTTTCCTGTCGTCCGGTTCCGGTCACCTTCCCTTCTTGACCCTCCTTCGCTACGTTTCCTATAAATTCAGGATAGGTCTTTTTTTGCTCGTTGCCGGAGGGATTGTTCTTCTGACGGTCCGGGCAGACAGATTCTTGGCCGGGGTCATGGACAGAAGAATGGAAGACAGCAAAAGGAGGCCATTCGGATGA
- the bcsZ gene encoding cellulose synthase complex periplasmic endoglucanase BcsZ, producing the protein MKKMILGVLIVWFFVSGAGLSLASGFHSAWKHYRACCIQPDGRVIDRGRHNVTTSEGEAYALFFALVDNDPGLFSRLLRWTRDNLSRGDLSGHLPAWLWGESKNGQWRILDQNSATDADLWVCFDLMEAGRLWHRPDYLRLGKRLAFLISLQDFAHLPGVGAFPLGGERGFHPVGTVWRTNPSYFPPFLLRFMENRFGGRAWGGLPRRFLVLVKSVSSCGFVPDWVSYVQEKGWQTDPVTGPLGSYDAIRVYLWVGMTSVRDPQEQILRKRLQGWARKGRPSPTLFVNTKTCSVYGTPPPGFLAAYLPFLRRQKAPSFREEFRRMLSRSVKKKDPGYYDTNLYLFGTGFLEKKFSFDEKGRLHVRW; encoded by the coding sequence ATGAAAAAAATGATTCTGGGCGTGTTGATCGTCTGGTTTTTCGTCTCTGGGGCCGGCCTTTCCCTGGCGAGCGGATTTCATTCCGCCTGGAAGCATTATCGCGCCTGCTGCATCCAGCCGGACGGCCGGGTGATCGACCGGGGCCGTCACAATGTCACGACCAGCGAGGGAGAGGCTTACGCTCTCTTTTTTGCTCTTGTCGACAACGATCCCGGCCTCTTTTCCCGACTTCTTCGCTGGACACGCGACAACCTGTCCCGCGGAGATCTGTCCGGACATCTTCCGGCATGGCTCTGGGGAGAGAGCAAGAATGGACAATGGCGCATACTCGATCAAAACTCGGCCACGGATGCGGATCTCTGGGTCTGTTTTGATCTGATGGAAGCGGGAAGACTCTGGCACCGGCCGGACTATCTCCGTCTGGGAAAGCGTCTGGCATTTTTGATCTCCCTCCAGGATTTCGCGCATCTTCCGGGAGTCGGGGCGTTCCCTTTGGGGGGTGAACGGGGTTTTCATCCGGTCGGGACGGTCTGGAGAACGAATCCCAGTTATTTTCCTCCTTTTCTGTTGCGTTTTATGGAGAACCGTTTCGGGGGGAGAGCATGGGGCGGACTTCCCCGACGTTTTCTGGTCCTGGTGAAGTCTGTCAGTTCTTGCGGATTTGTTCCGGACTGGGTTTCTTATGTTCAAGAGAAAGGGTGGCAAACCGATCCGGTGACCGGGCCCCTGGGGTCGTATGATGCCATCCGCGTTTATCTGTGGGTGGGGATGACCTCTGTCCGCGACCCGCAGGAACAGATACTTCGGAAAAGGCTTCAGGGGTGGGCACGGAAAGGACGACCTTCTCCGACTCTCTTTGTGAATACGAAAACCTGCTCCGTCTATGGAACCCCCCCTCCGGGATTCTTGGCGGCTTATCTCCCTTTTCTGCGTCGCCAGAAAGCGCCTTCTTTCCGGGAGGAGTTCCGTCGGATGCTCTCCCGTTCTGTGAAGAAGAAAGATCCGGGGTATTACGATACCAACTTGTATCTGTTCGGAACGGGTTTTCTTGAAAAAAAATTTTCCTTTGATGAAAAGGGCCGTCTCCATGTGCGATGGTAA